The proteins below come from a single Dermacentor albipictus isolate Rhodes 1998 colony chromosome 7, USDA_Dalb.pri_finalv2, whole genome shotgun sequence genomic window:
- the LOC139048020 gene encoding homeobox protein Nkx-2.4-like, which produces MSMSPARKTPQHRHQEDVDEDTTATVLPPGRQVQQLQGHNSTPFSVSDILSPLDVSTVQQLQHFHDDTVTVSCAAATGGFGGLMMNSHYGMQLGSQGFPGSQYGAGPPDLTGHYADPMRQSAAAAAAAGWYGTAPDPRFAISRLMGGPGGAGAGAQLGPALSAACGGPGSGADSMGKSAAAAAAAAACAAAAAAAGMQFPLGQRRKRRVLFTQAQVYELERRFKQQKYLSAPEREHLASLIHLTPTQVKIWFQNHRYKCKRQAKEKAMAEQQLQHGTNSVSAGTASGAHQGSHSPRKVAVPVLVKDGKPCGNSSGEEDAVGDLLSSTGSSVGGVGASHHQSSSSSSQRSGNGIGAGGLHHHQHHHHRSCLVDSSTGARVMCGAPPSSSSPLNINGMTSYGQAVDLNPGSMVGNAAATGAGGMPGAAMTSMCPSYLQLQGRTW; this is translated from the exons ATGTCCATGAGTCCCGCCCGGAAGACGCCTCAACACCGACACCAGGAGGACGTCGACGAAGACACGACCGCGACAGTGCTTCCGCCGGGCCGCCAAGTCCAGCAGCTGCAAGGCCACAACAGCACTCCGTTCTCGGTGTCCGACATCCTGAGCCCCCTGGACGTGAGCACGGTCCAGCAGCTGCAGCACTTCCACGACGACACGGTGACTGTCAGCTGCGCGGCCGCCACCGGCGGATTCGGAGGCCTGATGATGAACAGTCACTACGGGATGCAGCTGGGCTCGCAGGGTTTTCCCGGCTCCCAGTACGGCGCGGGCCCGCCGGACCTGACGGGTCACTACGCCGATCCGATGCGGCAGTCGGcggccgcggctgccgccgcGGGATGGTACGGAACGGCGCCGGACCCGCGCTTTGCCA TCTCGCGGCTGATGGGCGGCCCAGGGGGTGCCGGGGCCGGAGCCCAGCTGGGCCCGGCGCTGAGCGCGGCCTGCGGAGGACCGGGCTCGGGCGCGGACTCGATGGGCAagtcggccgcggcggctgctgcggccgCCGCCTGTGCAGCCGCGGCCGCGGCCGCAGGCATGCAGTTTCCCCTGGGCCAGCGCCGAAAGAGGCGCGTGCTCTTCACGCAG GCACAGGTGTACGAATTGGAACGACGGTTCAAGCAGCAGAAGTACCTGTCCGCTCCGGAGAGGGAGCACCTGGCTAGTCTCATACACCTAACACCCACTCAG GTGAAGATCTGGTTCCAGAACCACCGTTACAAGTGCAAGCGGCAGGCCAAGGAGAAGGCCATGGctgagcagcagctgcagcacggTACCAACAGCGTCAGCGCAGGCACGGCGTCAGGAGCGCACCAGGGGTCGCACTCCCCTAGAAAG GTAGCCGTGCCGGTACTGGTGAAGGACGGCAAGCCGTGCGGCAATTCCTCGGGAGAGGAGGACGCAGTCGGGGACCTGCTCTCCTCTACTGGCTCTTCGGTGGGCGGAGTGGGCGCCTCGCACCACCAGTCTTCGTCCTCTTCGTCGCAAAGGAGCGGCAACGGCATTGGCGCAGGAGGCCtgcaccaccaccagcaccaccaccacaggtCGTGCCTGGTGGACAGCTCGACCGGCGCTAGGGTCATGTGCGGTGCGCCTCCCAGTAGTTCCAGCCCTCTAAACATCAACG GAATGACATCGTACGGCCAAGCGGTCGACCTGAATCCGGGCAGCATGGTGGGCAACGCAGCGGCCACCGGAGCCGGAGGCATGCCGGGAGCCGCGATGACCTCCATGTGCCCGTCCTACCTGCAGCTGCAGGGACGCACCTGGTGA